Proteins encoded in a region of the Triplophysa rosa linkage group LG14, Trosa_1v2, whole genome shotgun sequence genome:
- the smc4 gene encoding structural maintenance of chromosomes protein 4 has protein sequence MPVKTSKSSTAAKRATAPRDESDDELITAGRAASEPPTPPHDVAAGESAEALDNRSLEEILSSIPPPPPPAMSSEPGAPRLMITHIVNRNFKSYAGEQILGPFHKRFSCIIGPNGSGKSNVIDSMLFVFGYRAQKIRSKKLSVLIHSSDIHQDIQSCTVEVHFQKIVDKEGDDYDVMPNSSFYVSRTAGKDSSSAYHINGKKATFKDVGTLLRSHGIDLDHNRFLILQGEVEQIAMMKPKGQTEHDEGMLEYLEDIIGSCRLKDPINMLCRRVELLNEQRGEKLNRVKLVEKEKSALEGEKNKAVDFLTLENDIFKKRSLLCQFYIHDLKQRVSAKEVEKHQIQEDTKDLSEKSSELTDNMKQKNEELKTVEKKLNKLTKFIESQKEKFTQLDLQDVEVREKLKHTKSKTKKLQKQLQKDKEKLEEVRSVPASSEQVITETSAQKEELEEKKLQEEQKLAQVMESLKEETSGLQDEKEKREQELLELSKAVNETRSRMDVAQSELDIYLSQHNTAVSQLKQAKDALQETVDTLRDRRAAIKELNVKIPQCEKQLQQDEQELVQISEQDRQKTLLVGDMRQKVAEAKSSLSSNRSRNKVLDALMQQKRSGKIPGILGRLGDLGAIDEKYDIAISSSCGSLDNILVDSIDTAQKCVTFLKSQNIGVATFIGLDKMKVWEQSMGSISTPENIPRLFDMVRVTDEAVRPAFYFALRDTLVARDLEQATRVAFQKDKRWRVVTLQGQIIEQAGTMTGGGGRVMKGRMGSSVCADVTQAQLDKMESALNKEMTQLQDWQQRKLQLEEKVHRSRCELRDMKNTLEKYSASIQSLAEQELHLKTQMKDLEANVISAAPDKAKQKQMEKSLETFRRDFQTASSKAGKVEAEVKRLHALIVDINSHKLKAQQDKLDKINTQLDECSSSITKAQVAIKTAGRNLKKCEESVSQLDKDVGDNETLMEVLTEQLKKLEEQAGEIMQTYQQAEEALPEVQEEYRAVVQDIKTLQEQEHALQKESLNVRLKVEHIDTAITECHNKIKHWEKEAGKLSLHSIDGAPAEELPMLSPDQLQDITNPDVIKNEIALLEDRCANMKPNLGAIAEFKKKEELYLQRVAELDDITTQRDSFKRGCEDLRKRRLHEFMAGFNIITNKLKENYQMLTLGGDAELELVDSLDPFSEGIMFSVRPPKKSWKKIYNLSGGEKTLSSLALVFALHHFKPTPLYFMDEIDAALDFKNVSIVACYIYEQTKNAQFIIISLRNNMFEMADRLIGIYKTHNTTKNVAINPKTIVLREVETATA, from the exons ATGCCTGTAAAGACGAGCAAGAGCTCAACCGCTGCTAAGAGAGCGACTGCGCCTCGGGATGAGTCGGACGATGAGCTCATCACAGCCGGCAGAGCCGCGAGCGAGCCCCCGACGCCACCGCACG ATGTTGCTGCGGGTGAGTCTGCTGAAGCGCTTGATAATCGCAGTCTGGAGGAGATTTTGAGCAGCATCCCTCCTCCTCCACCCCCGGCCATGAGCTCAGAGCCCGGCGCTCCACGTCTCATGATCACACACATTGTCAACAGAAACTTTAAATCATACGCTGGCGAGCAGATCCTGGGCCCGTTTCATAAG CGCTTCTCATGCATCATAGGGCCAAACGGCAGCGGGAAATCTAATGTGATCGACTCCATGCTGTTTGTGTTTGGATACAGAGCTCAGAAGATCCGCTCGAAGAAGCTGTCGGTTCTGATCCACAGTTCTGACATCCATCAGGATATCCAGAGCTGCACTGTAGAGGTGCACTTTCAGAAGATCGTTGACAAG GAAGGAGACGACTACGACGTCATGCCCAACAGTTCCTTCTATGTGTCCAGAACAGCTGGAAAAGATAGCTCATCTGCATATCACATCAACGGCAAGAAGGCAACGTTTAAAGATGTGGGCACGTTACTGCGCAGCCACGGCATCGATCTGGACCACAACCGCTTCCTCATTCTACAG gGTGAGGTGGAGCAGATTGCTATGATGAAGCCCAAAGGTCAGACAGAACATGATGAAGGGATGCTGGAGTATCTGGAGGACATCATCGGATCGTGTCGTCTCAAAGACCCCATCAATATGCTGTGCAGACGCGTGGAGTTACTCAATGAGCAGAGAGGAGAGAAG CTGAATCGAGTGAAGCTGGTGGAGAAGGAGAAGAGTGCTCTGGAGGGTGAAAAAAACAAAGCTGTGGACTTTCTCACTTTAGAGAATGACATCTTCAAGAAGAGAAGCTTACTGTGTCAGTTCTACAT TCATGATCTAAAACAGCGCGTGTCTGCTAAAGAAGTGGAGAAACACCAGATTCAAGAGGACACCAAAGATCTGAGTGAGAAAAGCAGTGAGCTGACAGACAACATGAAGCAGAAGAACGAGGAGCTGAAGACTGTGGAGAA GAAGCTGAATAAACTGACCAAGTTCATCGAGAGTCAGAAGGAGAAGTTCACTCAGCTGGATCTGCAGGACGTGGAGGTGCGCGAGAAACTCAAACACACCAAGAGCAAAACTAAGAAACTGCAGAAACAGCTGCAGAAAGACAAAGAGAAG CTGGAGGAGGTGAGGAGCGTTCCCGCCAGCAGCGAGCAGGTAATCACGGAGACGTCCGCTCAGAAGGAAGAGCTGGAGGAGAAGAAGCTGCAGGAGGAGCAGAAGTTAGCTCAAGTGATGGAGAGTCTGAAGGAGGAGACCAGCGGCCTGCAGGACGAGAAGGAG AAGAGAGAGCAGGAGCTGCTGGAGTTGAGTAAAGCGGTGAATGAGACACGCTCACGCATGGACGTGGCTCAGTCTGAGCTGGACATCTATCTGAGTCAACACAACACTGCTGTGAGTCAGCTCAAACAGGCCAAAGACGCCCTGCAGGAGACCGTCGACACGCTGAGAGACAGAAGAGCCGCCATCAAAGAGCTGAACGTCAAGATACCTCAGTGTGAGAAACAGCtccagcag gatgAGCAGGAGCTAGTGCAGATCTCAGAACAGGACCGACAGAAGACGTTGTTAGTTGGTGATATGAGACAGAAGGTGGCTGAAGCTAAGAGCTCTCTGTCCAGCAATCGCAGCCGAAACAAAGTGCTGGACGCCCTCATGCAGCAGAAACGCTCAGGAAAGATCCCGGGAATCCTGGGCCGCCTG GGTGATCTGGGTGCTATAGATGAGAAATACGACATCGCCATCTCCTCCAGCTGTGGCTCTCTTGATAATATATTAGTGGACTCCATTGACAcggcacagaaatgtgtcaccTTCCTGAAGAGCCAGAACATCGGCGTGGCCACCTTCATCGGTCTAGACAAG ATGAAAGTGTGGGAGCAGAGCATGGGCTCCATCTCGACTCCAGAGAACATTCCTCGTCTCTTTGACATGGTCCGTGTGACGGACGAGGCCGTGCGTCCCGCCTTCTACTTCGCCCTGAGAGACACGCTGGTGGCCAGAGATCTGGAGCAGGCCACGCGTGTGGCCTTTCAGAAGGACAAGCGCTGGAGGGTGGTCACGCTGCAGGGTCAGATCATCGAGCAGGCCG GTACCATGACGGGAGGAGGAGGACGAGTGATGAAAGGTCGCATGGGCTCTTCCGTCTGTGCCGATGTCACTCAGGCGCAG CTGGATAAAATGGAGAGCGCTCTGAATAAAGAGATGACACAGCTACAGGACTGGCAGCAGAGAAAACTTCAGCTGGAGGAAAAAGTGCACAGATCCAGATGTGAGCTGAGAGACATGAAGAATACACTGGAGAAATACAGCGCCAGCATTCAG AGTCTCGCAGAACAAGAACTTCACCTCAAAACTCAGATGAAAGATCTGGAAGCCAATGTCATTTCAGCCGCTCCGGATAAAGCCAAGCAGAAGCAGATGGAGAAATCTCTGGAGACGTTCAGGAGGG ACTTCCAGACGGCGTCCAGTAAAGCGGGGAAGGTGGAGGCCGAGGTGAAGCGACTGCACGCGCTCATCGTGGACATCAACAGTCACAAGCTGAAGGCCCAGCAGGATAAACTGGACAAGATCAACACGCAGCTGGACGAATGCTCCTCGAGCATCACTAAAGCCCAGGTGGCCATCAAGACTGCTGGACG CAATCTGAAGAAGTGTGAGGAGAGCGTGTCTCAGCTGGATAAGGACGTCGGAGACAACGAGACGCTGATGGAGGTGCTGACGGAGCAACTGAAGAAGCTCGAGGAGCAGGCTGGAGAGATCATGCAGACGTACCAGCAAGCTGAG gagGCCCTGCCTGAGGTTCAGGAGGAGTATCGGGCAGTGGTGCAGGACATCAAGACTCTTCAGGAACAAGAACATGCTCTACAGAAAGAGTCTCTGAATGTACGACTCAAGGTGGAACACATCGACACGGCCATCACAGAGTGTCACAACAAGATCAAACACTGGGAGAAAGAG GCCGGTAAACTGTCACTGCACTCTATTGATGGAGCACCAGCAGAAGAGCTGCCCATGCTGAGCCCAGATCAGCTGCAGGACATCACTAATCCAGATGTCATCAAAAATGAGATCGCTCTGCTGGAGGACCGCTGTGCCAACATGAAACCCAACCTGGGAGCCATCGCAGAGTTCAAGAagaag GAGGAGTTGTATCTGCAGAGGGTGGCTGAGCTGGATGACATCACCACACAGAGAGACAGTTTCAAGAGAGGCTGCGAGGATCTGCGCAAACGGAGACTGCACGAGTTCATGGCCGGATTCAACATCATCACTAATAAACTGAAGGAGAATTATCAGATGCTCACGCTGGGAGGAGACGCAGAGCTCGAGCTGGTGGACAGTCTCGATCCCTTCTCTGAGGGCATCATGTTCAG TGTGCGTCCTCCTAAGAAGAGTTGGAAGAAGATCTATAATCTGTCTGGAGGAGAGAAGACGTTGAGCTCTCTGGCTCTGGTGTTTGCTCTTCACCACTTCAAACCCACACCGCTGTACTTCATGGATGAGATTGACGCAGCGCTGGACTTTAAGAACGTCTCTATCGTGGCCTGCTACATATAC GAACAAACCAAGAATGCTCAATTCATCATCATCTCTCTGAGGAACAACATGTTTGAGATGGCTGATCGGCTCATTGGCATCTATAAGACACACAACACCACCAAGAACGTGGCCATCAACCCCAAAACTATTGTGCTGAGAGAGGTGGAGACCGCAACCGCGTGA